From Musa acuminata AAA Group cultivar baxijiao chromosome BXJ3-8, Cavendish_Baxijiao_AAA, whole genome shotgun sequence, one genomic window encodes:
- the LOC135644392 gene encoding 17.4 kDa class I heat shock protein-like has protein sequence MSSVSGLAYASWGNNVFDAFSIEPWDPFDGLPFRSSSSGPRSFSFVGARVDWKETPEVHVFRANLWGLKQEEVRVEVEDGRILRISAERSRRADNAWHRVGRSGGRFLRRFRLPENARMEQVRTAMENGVLTVTVHKGVLKGRLS, from the coding sequence ATGTCCTCCGTCTCCGGCCTCGCATACGCCTCCTGGGGGAACAACGTCTTCGACGCCTTCTCCATCGAACCGTGGGATCCCTTCGACGGCCTCCCCTTCCGCTCCTCTTCCTCCGGCCCCCGCTCCTTCTCCTTCGTCGGCGCCCGCGTCGACTGGAAAGAGACGCCGGAGGTGCACGTGTTCAGGGCCAACCTCTGGGGGCTGAAGCAGGAGGAGGTGAGGGTGGAGGTGGAGGACGGGCGGATCCTCCGCATCAGCGCCGAAAGGAGCCGGCGGGCCGACAACGCCTGGCACCGCGTGGGGCGGAGCGGTGGCAGGTTCCTGAGGAGGTTCCGGCTGCCGGAGAACGCCAGGATGGAGCAGGTGAGGACGGCAATGGAGAACGGCGTGCTCACCGTCACAGTTCACAAGGGGGTCTTGAAAGGGCGTCTCTCGTGA
- the LOC135645234 gene encoding ethylene-responsive transcription factor-like protein At4g13040 isoform X2, whose amino-acid sequence MVSIRRRRYLGLCSGKSSFPVVLPRPIENGNAVESPTQQVKPVSVHPMRLVDTSLKKLVAKSETYPGSSSASGLITSKEEPNHYYPGKEIKRRKRHRRKHYEDQEPCIMRGVYFKNMKWQAAIKVDKKQIHLGTVGSQEDAARLYDRAAFMCGREPNFELTEEEKQELRQYNWEEFLAMTRSAINNKKHQRKLGARRRNKSETQISNNWEKEDGTPASSMSEDDEEDVDADTSVL is encoded by the exons ATGGTTAGCATACGGCGAAGAAGATATCTGGGGCTCTGTTCTG GAAAAAGTTCCTTTCCTGTTGTGCTCCCTAGGCCGATCGAGAATGGCAATGCTGTGGAAAGTCCTACTCAACAAGTCAAGCCAGTCAGTGTGCATCCCATGCGCTTAGTTGATACAAGCCTTAAAAAACTG GTAGCTAAGTCTGAAACATATCCTGGATCCTCAAGTGCATCTGGCTTGATCACATCCAAGGAGGAGCCAAACCATTATTACCCTG GTAAAGAAATAAAACGCAGAAAGCGACACAGGAGGAAGCACTACGAAGACCAGGAACCATGTATAATGAGGGGGGTTTATTTCAAAAATATGAAATGGCAGGCAGCAATAAAAGTTGACAAGAAACAGATTCACTTGGGGACTGTTGGATCTCAGGAAGACGCTGCTCGATTGTATGACAG AGCAGCTTTCATGTGTGGGAGAGAACCCAATTTTGAGCTCACGGAGGAGGAGAAACAGGAACTAAGACAGTACAACTGGGAAGAGTTCTTGGCGATGACCCGCAGTGCAATCAACAACAAGA AGCACCAAAGAAAGCTTGGTGCACGGAGGCGAAACAAATCCGAGACTCAGATTTCCAACAACTGGGAAAAGGAGGATGGCACCCCTGCTTCATCCATGTCCGAGGACGATGAAGAAGATGTTGACGCCGATACATCAGTCTTGTGA
- the LOC135645235 gene encoding serine hydroxymethyltransferase 4-like encodes MESVSEWGLSPLSVVDPEIRDLIEHEKRRQSHGIELIASENFTSFAVIEALGSALTNKYSEGMPGNRYYGGNEHIDAIENLCRSRALSAYRLDPAKWGVNVQPYSGSPANFAAYTALLNPHDRIMGLDLPSGGHLTHGYYTSGGKKISATSIYFESLPYKVSPVTGYIDYEKLEEKALDFRPKLIICGGSAYPRDWDYARFRSIAEKCGALLLCDMAHISGLVAAQEAANPFEFCDVVTTTTHKSLRGPRSGIIFYRKGPKPPKKGQPENAVYDFEDKINFAVFPALQGGPHNHQIAALAVALKQAMSPGFKAYAKQVRANAVALGNYLMSKGYKLVTDGTENHLVLWDLRPLGLTGNKVEKLCDLCNITVNKNAVFGDSSALAPGGVRIGTPAMTSRGLVEEDFKQIAEFLHQAVTLCLCIQKEHGKLLKDFNKGLVNNKDIEELKAAVEKFAASFDMPGFQMPST; translated from the exons ATGGAGTCCGTGAGCGAGTGGGGTCTCTCGCCGCTCTCCGTCGTGGATCCGGAGATCCGCGATCTCATCGAGCACGAGAAGCGGCGGCAGTCGCATGGCATCGAGCTCATTGCCTCCGAGAATTTCACCTCATTCGCCGTCATCGAGGCTCTCGGAAGCGCCCTCACCAACAAGTACTCCGAGGGCATGCCCGGCAACCGCTACTACGGCGGCAACGAGCACATCGACGCCATCGAGAACCTCTGCCGCTCCCGTGCCCTCTCCGCCTACCGCCTCGACCCCGCCAAGTGGGGCGTCAACGTCCAGCCGTACTCCGGCAGCCCGGCTAACTTCGCCGCCTACACCGCCCTCCTCAACCCTCACGACCGCATCATGGGCCTCGATCTCCCTTCCGGTGGCCACCTCACTCACGGCTACTACACCTCCGGTGGCAAGAAGATCTCCGCCACCTCCATCTACTTCGAGAGCTTGCCCTACAAGGTCAGCCCTGTGACCGGTTACATCGACTATGAGAAGCTCGAGGAGAAGGCCCTCGACTTTCGCCCCAAGCTCATCATCTGCGGTGGCAGCGCCTACCCCAGGGACTGGGACTACGCGAGGTTCAGATCCATCGCAGAAAAGTGCGGGGCCTTGTTGCTCTGCGACATGGCTCACATCAGCGGCCTTGTGGCCGCTCAG GAGGCTGCAAACCCCTTTGAGTTCTGTGATGTGGTCACGACAACTACGCACAAGAGTCTCAGAGGACCTAGGTCTGGCATTATCTTCTACAGGAAAGGCCCTAAGCCTCCAAAGAAGGGACAGCCGGAAAATGCTGTTTATGATTTTGAAGACAAAATCAATTTTGCAGTGTTCCCAGCTCTCCAAGGTGGCCCTCACAATCACCAGATTGCTGCTCTGGCTGTGGCATTGAAGCAGGCCATGTCACCTGGATTCAAGGCATATGCCAAGCAGGTGAGAGCCAATGCTGTTGCTCTTGGGAATTATCTGATGAGCAAGGGCTACAAGCTTGTGACCGATGGAACTGAGAACCACCTTGTCCTCTGGGATCTTCGACCTCTTGGATTGACTG GAAACAAGGTCGAGAAACTTTGTGATCTTTGCAATATTACTGTTAACAAGAATGCTGTTTTTGGTGACAGTAGTGCATTGGCTCCTGGTGGTGTCCGAATTG GCACTCCTGCTATGACATCACGAGGCTTGGTCGAGGAGGACTTCAAGCAGATAGCAGAGTTCCTTCATCAGGCAGTGACCCTTTGCCTGTGCATTCAGAAAGAACATGGGAAGCTTCTGAAGGACTTCAACAAGGGCTTGGTGAACAACAAAGACATTGAGGAGCTGAAGGCAGCAGTTGAAAAGTTTGCTGCATCATTTGACATGCCTGGCTTTCAAATGCCTTCAACATAA
- the LOC135645234 gene encoding ethylene-responsive transcription factor-like protein At4g13040 isoform X1, which produces MRWQDKLDLAGEYHLNEQSLGAVSHAGSPKSGVSFTSEQSAMVSIRRRRYLGLCSGKSSFPVVLPRPIENGNAVESPTQQVKPVSVHPMRLVDTSLKKLVAKSETYPGSSSASGLITSKEEPNHYYPGKEIKRRKRHRRKHYEDQEPCIMRGVYFKNMKWQAAIKVDKKQIHLGTVGSQEDAARLYDRAAFMCGREPNFELTEEEKQELRQYNWEEFLAMTRSAINNKKHQRKLGARRRNKSETQISNNWEKEDGTPASSMSEDDEEDVDADTSVL; this is translated from the exons ATGCGTTGGCAAGACAAACTTGATTTGGCTGGGGAATACCATCTGAATGAACAATCACTTGGTGCTGTCTCTCATGCTGGTTCTCCAAAATCTGGTGTTTCAT tCACATCAGAGCAGTCAGCGATGGTTAGCATACGGCGAAGAAGATATCTGGGGCTCTGTTCTG GAAAAAGTTCCTTTCCTGTTGTGCTCCCTAGGCCGATCGAGAATGGCAATGCTGTGGAAAGTCCTACTCAACAAGTCAAGCCAGTCAGTGTGCATCCCATGCGCTTAGTTGATACAAGCCTTAAAAAACTG GTAGCTAAGTCTGAAACATATCCTGGATCCTCAAGTGCATCTGGCTTGATCACATCCAAGGAGGAGCCAAACCATTATTACCCTG GTAAAGAAATAAAACGCAGAAAGCGACACAGGAGGAAGCACTACGAAGACCAGGAACCATGTATAATGAGGGGGGTTTATTTCAAAAATATGAAATGGCAGGCAGCAATAAAAGTTGACAAGAAACAGATTCACTTGGGGACTGTTGGATCTCAGGAAGACGCTGCTCGATTGTATGACAG AGCAGCTTTCATGTGTGGGAGAGAACCCAATTTTGAGCTCACGGAGGAGGAGAAACAGGAACTAAGACAGTACAACTGGGAAGAGTTCTTGGCGATGACCCGCAGTGCAATCAACAACAAGA AGCACCAAAGAAAGCTTGGTGCACGGAGGCGAAACAAATCCGAGACTCAGATTTCCAACAACTGGGAAAAGGAGGATGGCACCCCTGCTTCATCCATGTCCGAGGACGATGAAGAAGATGTTGACGCCGATACATCAGTCTTGTGA